One genomic region from Mesorhizobium terrae encodes:
- a CDS encoding YdcF family protein, giving the protein MFFLLSKVFWFFAQPLNLAIVLLLAGLLAGFFGLRRLQRAGTVVAVLVLVLSVWTSFGAIIIEPLQARYQRPAAPGQVAGIVVLGGGMEGAINLARGGYELSTAGDRFVETAILARRYPDAKVVVSGGAGELILEGEGDAVTAERLLTALGVAKERLVLETESRNTYENAVFTRKLVTPKPGETWLLVTSAFHMPRSKALFDKAGFPTVPWPVDYRTSGKEGVGLFTDNAIDALETTTVAAKEWIGLFAYWLTGKIDQPFPGPA; this is encoded by the coding sequence ATGTTCTTCCTTCTTTCCAAAGTGTTCTGGTTCTTTGCTCAGCCCTTGAACCTGGCGATTGTCCTGCTTTTGGCGGGCCTGCTCGCGGGCTTCTTCGGTTTGCGCAGGCTGCAGCGGGCGGGCACGGTTGTCGCGGTCCTGGTGCTCGTGCTTTCGGTCTGGACCTCGTTTGGCGCCATCATCATCGAGCCGTTGCAGGCGCGCTACCAGCGCCCGGCAGCACCTGGCCAGGTTGCCGGCATCGTCGTGCTGGGCGGTGGCATGGAGGGGGCGATCAACCTCGCGCGCGGCGGCTATGAGCTCAGCACGGCGGGCGATCGTTTCGTCGAGACGGCGATCCTCGCCCGCCGCTATCCCGACGCCAAGGTCGTCGTCTCGGGCGGTGCCGGCGAACTGATCCTGGAAGGCGAAGGCGACGCCGTCACCGCCGAGCGGCTGCTGACGGCGCTCGGCGTGGCCAAGGAACGCCTCGTTCTTGAGACCGAATCGCGAAACACCTACGAAAACGCCGTCTTCACCCGCAAGCTGGTGACGCCCAAGCCCGGCGAAACCTGGCTTCTGGTGACCTCGGCCTTCCACATGCCCCGTTCCAAGGCGCTGTTCGACAAGGCGGGATTCCCGACCGTGCCCTGGCCGGTCGACTACCGCACATCCGGCAAGGAAGGCGTCGGCCTGTTCACGGACAACGCGATCGACGCGCTGGAGACGACGACGGTCGCCGCCAAGGAGTGGATCGGGCTTTTCGCCTACTGGCTGACCGGAAAGATCGATCAGCCGTTCCCGGGGCCGGCCTGA